A single genomic interval of Amycolatopsis albispora harbors:
- a CDS encoding Na+/H+ antiporter, with protein sequence MEIAAQLVGLIVAVLVVTAIARRFDWSEPLCLVLAGVGASFVPGVPEYELHPEVVLLGLLPPLLYATAIRTSLVDIRRNRGPIGLLSVGLVAFTTIGVGLVTWLVIPGLPLAAGLALGAVVAPPDAVAATAVARRVGMPRRIVRILEGESLLNDASALVALRTAIAAIAGSVSLLEVGGDFLLAAGGGVLVGLVAGKIAYLLRARMEDPVLDTATSLVVPFAAYLAAEEVHGSGVLAVVIAGLMMGNHEPRMLSGSSRLANRLNWRTVQFLLENLVFLLIGLQLRRILDEAGRSELGIGALAGVCAAVLAATVLTRIAWMFGIGTIRRLLRGKAWPWSYSAVISWAGMRGVVTLAAAFVLPADTPHRPVLVLAAFVVVAGTLLLQGMTLPRLVRWLGLPPPDPAEDALQEAALLHDMTRAALDELDRVRREEDPPEVVERLRDRLSHRSDSAWEQLGRQSELTETPSDVYTRLRREMLEAERRVLLEARSSGRVDDDVLRRVLEALDIEESMLTEPEDVDLDDERELSTPAATAGSCKHLAKAPADTEPETPDGCAECLRDGSSWVHLRLCLACGHVGCCDSSPGKHASAHFHDTRHPVMRSFEPGESWRWCFVDANLG encoded by the coding sequence GTGGAGATAGCCGCCCAGCTCGTCGGGCTCATCGTGGCCGTGCTCGTGGTGACCGCGATCGCGCGCCGGTTCGACTGGTCCGAGCCGCTGTGCCTGGTGCTCGCCGGGGTCGGCGCGTCCTTCGTGCCCGGGGTGCCCGAGTACGAACTGCATCCCGAAGTGGTGCTGCTCGGGCTGCTGCCCCCGCTGCTCTACGCCACCGCGATCCGCACGTCGCTGGTCGACATCCGGCGCAACCGCGGGCCGATCGGGCTGCTGTCGGTCGGGCTGGTGGCGTTCACCACGATCGGCGTCGGCCTGGTCACCTGGCTGGTCATTCCCGGGCTGCCGCTGGCCGCCGGGCTGGCGCTGGGCGCGGTGGTCGCGCCGCCGGACGCGGTCGCCGCCACGGCCGTCGCGCGCCGGGTCGGCATGCCACGCCGGATCGTGCGCATCCTCGAGGGCGAAAGCCTGCTCAACGACGCGTCGGCGCTGGTCGCGCTGCGCACCGCGATCGCCGCCATCGCCGGTTCGGTGTCCCTGCTCGAGGTCGGCGGCGACTTCCTGCTCGCGGCCGGTGGTGGCGTGCTGGTCGGCCTGGTCGCCGGGAAGATCGCCTACCTGCTGCGGGCGCGGATGGAAGACCCCGTGCTGGACACCGCGACCTCGCTGGTGGTCCCGTTCGCCGCGTACCTGGCCGCCGAGGAGGTCCACGGCTCCGGCGTGCTGGCCGTGGTGATCGCCGGGCTGATGATGGGCAACCACGAGCCACGCATGCTGTCGGGCTCGTCGCGGCTGGCGAACCGGCTGAACTGGCGGACCGTGCAGTTCCTGCTGGAGAACCTGGTCTTCCTGCTGATCGGGCTGCAACTGCGGCGCATCCTGGACGAGGCGGGCCGCTCCGAGCTGGGCATCGGCGCGCTGGCCGGGGTGTGCGCGGCGGTGCTCGCGGCCACCGTGCTGACCCGGATCGCCTGGATGTTCGGCATCGGCACCATCCGCCGGCTTCTGCGGGGAAAAGCCTGGCCGTGGTCGTACTCGGCGGTGATTTCCTGGGCTGGCATGCGGGGTGTGGTCACCCTGGCCGCCGCGTTCGTGCTGCCCGCCGACACCCCGCACCGGCCGGTGCTGGTGCTCGCCGCGTTTGTGGTGGTGGCCGGCACGCTGCTGCTCCAGGGCATGACCCTGCCGAGGCTGGTCCGGTGGCTCGGCCTGCCGCCGCCCGATCCCGCCGAGGACGCGCTCCAGGAGGCGGCGCTGCTGCACGACATGACCCGCGCCGCGCTCGACGAGCTGGACCGGGTGCGCCGCGAGGAGGACCCGCCGGAGGTGGTCGAGCGGCTGCGCGACCGGCTGAGCCACCGCTCGGATTCGGCGTGGGAGCAGCTCGGCCGCCAGAGCGAGCTGACCGAGACACCGAGTGACGTCTACACCCGCCTGCGCCGCGAAATGCTGGAGGCCGAGCGCCGGGTGCTGCTCGAAGCGCGCTCGTCCGGACGGGTGGACGACGATGTACTGCGGCGCGTGCTCGAAGCGCTCGACATCGAGGAGTCCATGCTCACCGAGCCGGAGGACGTCGACCTCGACGACGAGCGCGAGCTGAGCACCCCCGCCGCCACCGCGGGCAGCTGCAAGCACCTGGCGAAGGCACCCGCGGACACCGAGCCGGAAACCCCGGACGGCTGCGCCGAGTGCCTGCGCGACGGCTCTTCGTGGGTGCACCTGCGCCTGTGCCTGGCGTGCGGTCACGTCGGCTGCTGCGACTCGTCACCCGGCAAGCACGCGAGCGCCCACTTCCACGACACGCGGCACCCGGTCATGCGCAGCTTCGAGCCCGGCGAGAGTTGGCGCTGGTGCTTCGTCGACGCGAACCTGGGCTAG
- a CDS encoding helix-turn-helix domain-containing protein, with product MTHPSADGAPISAVYALEFNSAKGPAEGDVERIASLLIGRAKVEGVLWGLKPSSARMRVRAGLGAAIGSGDYDLDRCIWHINPDDEDGEWLLLSLCRTAERTVLVDGRRLTVPAGQLMVSTSSAAHSVVHNGPSEWWALRVDAAAVHLPHRLVDELLFRPLPIGKVLTRLVVNTLPEHPAEEPDDEIDAAGFDHYLTGLAELLLRSVGPRRPGASRSGSTRRLEVERFILRHLADPGLSVTSVASAHAVSRRRLYQLFEDTGEGGGIAEFIRQARMDRARELLADPAHREEPIAQVAARCGFVNAAHFTRLFRDATGLPPGEYRRRKLTGD from the coding sequence ATGACGCACCCCTCTGCTGACGGTGCCCCGATCAGCGCGGTCTACGCACTCGAGTTCAACTCCGCCAAGGGACCGGCGGAGGGTGACGTCGAGCGGATCGCGTCCCTGCTGATCGGGCGCGCCAAGGTGGAGGGGGTGCTGTGGGGGCTCAAGCCCAGTTCGGCTCGGATGAGGGTGCGGGCCGGCCTGGGCGCGGCGATCGGCTCCGGTGACTACGACCTCGACCGCTGCATCTGGCACATCAACCCGGACGACGAGGACGGCGAGTGGCTGCTGCTGTCGTTGTGCCGCACCGCCGAGCGGACCGTGCTGGTGGACGGGCGGCGGCTGACCGTGCCCGCCGGGCAGCTGATGGTGAGCACCTCCTCGGCCGCCCACTCGGTCGTCCACAATGGACCGTCCGAGTGGTGGGCGCTCCGGGTGGACGCGGCCGCGGTGCACCTGCCCCACCGGCTGGTCGACGAGCTGCTGTTCCGGCCGCTGCCGATCGGCAAGGTGCTCACCAGGCTGGTGGTCAACACGCTGCCGGAGCACCCCGCCGAGGAACCGGACGACGAGATCGACGCGGCCGGGTTCGACCACTACCTGACCGGGCTGGCCGAGCTGCTGCTGCGCTCGGTCGGCCCGCGGCGGCCCGGCGCTTCGCGCAGCGGGTCCACCCGGCGGCTGGAGGTCGAGCGGTTCATCCTGCGGCACCTGGCCGACCCGGGGCTGTCGGTGACCTCGGTCGCCAGCGCGCACGCGGTCTCGCGGCGGCGGCTGTACCAGCTGTTCGAGGACACCGGCGAGGGCGGCGGCATCGCCGAGTTCATCCGGCAGGCGCGGATGGACCGCGCGCGGGAGCTGCTGGCCGACCCGGCGCACCGCGAGGAGCCGATCGCGCAGGTCGCCGCCCGCTGCGGCTTCGTCAACGCGGCGCACTTCACGCGCCTGTTCCGGGACGCCACCGGCCTGCCACCCGGCGAATACCGCCGCCGCAAGCTCACGGGCGACTAG
- a CDS encoding response regulator transcription factor, giving the protein MVVSPVPLIREGMARALEQVFGRVVVHSATDLEGATRLAQRVGDGLFWVHEKAYPHLGFVQVFARRRSTRGIVVMLDPGGDRPVPVRVSEAVRAGATVVLDSASPAEVLATGLRRAVHGQSYLSPRLRPGFTAATSAPAARPHVSPLTVRESQLLRLMAEGLDNRTIGETLNISVETVRTHVKSILKKLAARNRCDAVGRAFRLGIVEPDALPPVRFSA; this is encoded by the coding sequence GTGGTGGTCAGCCCCGTTCCGCTGATCCGCGAGGGAATGGCACGGGCGCTGGAGCAGGTTTTCGGCCGGGTTGTTGTGCATTCCGCTACCGATCTGGAAGGCGCCACCCGTTTGGCCCAGCGCGTTGGTGACGGACTGTTCTGGGTGCACGAGAAGGCCTATCCGCACCTGGGCTTCGTGCAGGTCTTCGCCCGGCGCCGGTCCACCCGCGGCATCGTGGTGATGCTCGACCCCGGCGGCGACCGGCCGGTTCCGGTGCGGGTCAGCGAGGCCGTCCGGGCCGGAGCCACGGTGGTGCTGGACAGCGCGAGCCCGGCCGAGGTGCTGGCCACCGGCCTGCGGCGGGCCGTGCACGGCCAGAGTTACCTCTCGCCGCGGCTGCGTCCCGGCTTCACCGCCGCCACTTCGGCGCCCGCCGCGCGCCCGCACGTCAGCCCGCTCACCGTGCGCGAGTCGCAGCTGCTGCGGTTGATGGCGGAGGGATTGGACAACCGCACCATCGGCGAGACGCTGAACATTTCCGTGGAAACCGTGCGCACCCACGTGAAGTCCATCTTGAAGAAGCTCGCCGCGCGAAACCGGTGCGACGCGGTCGGACGCGCATTCCGCCTCGGGATCGTCGAGCCGGACGCGCTGCCGCCGGTGCGGTTCTCCGCGTGA
- a CDS encoding AraC family transcriptional regulator: protein MHRCRLSSAPEGVAWAEFEASVQLFTAGLATIEPASPDQADHAARLTLVSSPTSKITQADLPPVRVSIEESADFVGFYVLEHSPWWITTGGQEIMHAPGELLISAPGPLRAVSRARGLATAMWVAADRLTVSRRELDRLRRRPTPLPPALRTLLTTAADSLAESGDLDVLGSENYLTGLADLVVRSLLGMTAAPEPRQARKQQIREYIQQRLDDPRLDVDSIAAAHHISRSALYQIFEDEDGVAGYVRRRRLVLAKEMLADPSRTNETIGAIARQAGFTSHAHFSRVFTRTFGAKPSEFRAG from the coding sequence ATGCACCGGTGCCGCCTGTCCTCGGCACCCGAGGGCGTGGCCTGGGCCGAGTTCGAAGCCTCGGTGCAGTTGTTCACCGCCGGGCTGGCCACCATCGAGCCCGCTTCGCCGGACCAGGCCGACCACGCCGCGCGGCTCACCCTGGTCAGCTCGCCCACCAGCAAGATCACCCAGGCCGACCTGCCGCCGGTGCGGGTGTCCATCGAGGAGTCCGCGGACTTCGTCGGCTTCTACGTGCTGGAGCACTCGCCGTGGTGGATCACCACCGGCGGCCAGGAGATCATGCACGCGCCCGGCGAGCTGCTGATCTCCGCGCCCGGCCCGCTGCGCGCGGTCAGCCGCGCCCGCGGGCTGGCCACCGCGATGTGGGTGGCGGCGGACCGCCTCACCGTCTCCCGCCGCGAGCTGGACCGGCTGCGCAGACGGCCGACGCCGCTCCCGCCCGCGCTGCGCACCCTGCTCACCACCGCCGCCGACAGCCTCGCCGAATCCGGTGACCTCGACGTGCTCGGCTCGGAGAACTACCTGACCGGACTGGCCGACCTGGTGGTGCGCTCGCTGCTCGGGATGACCGCCGCGCCCGAACCGCGCCAGGCCCGCAAGCAGCAGATCCGCGAGTACATCCAGCAACGGCTGGACGACCCGCGGCTCGACGTGGATTCGATCGCCGCCGCCCACCACATCTCCCGCAGCGCGCTCTACCAGATCTTCGAGGACGAGGACGGGGTCGCCGGTTACGTCCGGCGCCGCCGCCTCGTCCTGGCGAAGGAAATGCTGGCCGACCCGAGCCGGACGAACGAAACCATCGGTGCGATCGCCCGGCAGGCCGGATTCACCAGCCACGCCCATTTCAGCCGCGTCTTCACCCGGACCTTCGGCGCGAAGCCGAGTGAATTCCGCGCCGGGTAA
- a CDS encoding zf-HC2 domain-containing protein → MECSTVREGISATLDGEDPGVPVAELEAHVEGCADCAAWQEAAAGITRLARLAPVGEPPVVPDRVYARVAAKPGVDRLRWALVLVAVCQFSVVVSQLLMPMPGITGAAHGGHLQHETAAFNFAIAVGLLFVAARPYRARTQLPLLLSFAGVLVFLSIVDVLGGQVGWYRLSGHVPLLLGVLCTILLGFGRWRAPEPGSHVHEDADTFVASADAEPSRPKRRPRTDRHQPPAAKRVA, encoded by the coding sequence ATGGAGTGTTCGACCGTTCGCGAGGGGATTTCGGCGACGCTGGACGGTGAGGACCCTGGCGTGCCGGTGGCCGAGCTGGAGGCGCACGTCGAGGGCTGCGCCGACTGCGCCGCCTGGCAGGAGGCGGCGGCGGGGATCACCAGGCTGGCCCGGCTGGCGCCGGTGGGGGAGCCGCCGGTGGTGCCGGACCGGGTGTACGCCAGGGTGGCCGCGAAACCGGGCGTGGACCGGCTGCGGTGGGCGCTGGTGCTGGTCGCCGTGTGCCAGTTCTCGGTGGTGGTTTCGCAGCTGCTGATGCCGATGCCGGGCATCACCGGCGCCGCGCACGGCGGTCACCTGCAGCACGAGACCGCCGCGTTCAACTTCGCCATCGCGGTCGGGCTGCTGTTCGTGGCCGCGCGGCCGTACCGCGCGCGGACGCAGCTGCCGCTGCTGCTCAGCTTCGCCGGGGTGCTGGTGTTTCTGTCCATTGTGGACGTTCTGGGCGGGCAGGTCGGCTGGTACCGGCTGAGCGGGCACGTGCCGCTGCTGCTCGGCGTGCTGTGCACCATCCTGCTCGGCTTCGGCCGGTGGCGGGCGCCGGAACCGGGCAGCCACGTGCACGAGGACGCCGACACGTTCGTCGCCAGCGCGGACGCCGAGCCGTCCCGCCCGAAGCGCCGCCCCCGCACCGACCGCCACCAGCCACCGGCGGCGAAGCGGGTCGCCTAG
- a CDS encoding sigma-70 family RNA polymerase sigma factor — protein sequence MDDDEITRHAFRAAGGDRRAAEQFVAATRHQLHRLLSYLSDPGSAEDLVQETYLRAFAALPRFAGRSPARMWLLAIAKRVAADHLRGNRRRPRTTPLEDTAAETVNTPDHGRLVVLQQLIGKLDEDRREAFVLTQISGLSYAEAAEICECAVGTIRSRVFRARDELTAALAQGDGGRRSATTGW from the coding sequence GTGGATGACGACGAGATCACCCGCCACGCGTTCCGCGCGGCGGGCGGCGACCGGCGCGCCGCCGAGCAGTTCGTCGCCGCCACCCGCCACCAGCTGCACCGCCTGCTGAGCTACCTGTCCGATCCCGGCTCGGCCGAGGACCTGGTGCAGGAGACCTATCTGCGTGCCTTCGCCGCGCTGCCGCGGTTCGCCGGCCGCTCCCCCGCGCGGATGTGGCTGCTGGCCATCGCGAAGCGGGTCGCCGCCGACCACCTGCGCGGAAACCGCCGCCGCCCGCGCACCACGCCGCTCGAGGACACCGCGGCCGAGACGGTGAACACGCCGGACCACGGCAGGCTGGTGGTGCTCCAGCAGCTGATCGGCAAGCTGGACGAGGACCGGCGCGAGGCGTTCGTGCTCACCCAGATCAGCGGGCTGTCCTACGCCGAGGCGGCCGAGATCTGCGAGTGCGCGGTCGGCACCATCCGGTCCAGGGTGTTCCGCGCCAGGGACGAGCTCACCGCGGCGCTGGCCCAGGGTGACGGCGGCCGTCGATCGGCGACCACCGGCTGGTGA
- a CDS encoding EI24 domain-containing protein, whose product MGKTLRDFGTGAGLLARGFGLIFSSGRLFLLGAIPALLTSLLLFGGILALALNADDLITWATPFADDWSQTWQTVLRVAAGVSIVVAAVAISLLLFSGLTLIIGGPFYEAIAEHVEDRELGGVPGTQQVGWGRSAWIGLRDTVLLVLLAVVFGIPLFVAGFIPVLGQTVVPVLAALVGAWLLALELTAIPFTRRGLNLKVRRRTLAGRRAMTLGFATPAYLLCLIPLAGIVVLPAAMAGGTLLAHRAREFSTGSASPTAPSSPVR is encoded by the coding sequence GTGGGCAAAACGCTACGTGACTTCGGGACCGGTGCCGGTCTGCTGGCCAGGGGCTTCGGCCTGATCTTCAGCAGCGGCAGGCTGTTCCTGCTCGGTGCGATACCGGCACTGCTGACCAGCCTCCTGCTCTTCGGCGGCATTCTCGCGCTCGCGCTGAACGCGGACGACCTGATCACCTGGGCCACCCCGTTCGCCGACGACTGGTCCCAGACCTGGCAGACCGTGCTCCGCGTGGCCGCCGGGGTGTCCATCGTGGTCGCCGCGGTGGCGATCTCACTGCTGCTGTTCTCCGGGTTGACGCTGATCATCGGCGGCCCGTTCTACGAGGCGATCGCCGAGCACGTCGAAGACCGCGAACTCGGCGGCGTGCCCGGCACGCAGCAGGTGGGCTGGGGCCGGTCCGCCTGGATCGGCCTGCGCGACACCGTGCTGCTGGTGCTGCTGGCCGTGGTGTTCGGCATCCCGCTGTTCGTGGCCGGCTTCATCCCGGTGCTCGGCCAGACCGTGGTACCGGTGCTCGCCGCGCTGGTCGGGGCCTGGCTGCTGGCGCTGGAGCTGACCGCGATCCCGTTCACCCGCCGCGGGCTGAACCTCAAGGTCCGCCGCCGGACGCTCGCCGGCAGGCGCGCGATGACGCTCGGCTTCGCGACGCCCGCCTACCTGCTCTGCCTGATCCCGCTGGCGGGCATCGTGGTGCTGCCCGCGGCGATGGCGGGCGGCACCCTGCTCGCGCACCGCGCCCGCGAGTTCAGCACCGGTTCAGCATCTCCGACAGCGCCGTCTTCTCCCGTTCGGTGA
- a CDS encoding HNH endonuclease family protein: MPRWTVSAVAAVLFASTLTVTITTPAGATPPNIPSKSTAQSELNSLTVAAEGSLSGYSRDLFPHWSTVSGSCNTRETVLKRDGRNVVQDSSCAAVSGSWYSPYDGATWSNAADVDIDHIVPLAEAWRSGASSWTTSKRQQFANDLTRPQLIAVTDNVNQAKGDQDPASWQPSVSSYRCTYAKMWIRSKHYWGLRAQSAEKSALQSMLNTCSS, encoded by the coding sequence GTGCCTCGCTGGACCGTTTCCGCCGTCGCGGCCGTGTTGTTCGCCAGCACCCTCACCGTGACGATCACCACCCCGGCCGGTGCCACCCCGCCGAACATCCCGAGCAAGTCCACCGCGCAGTCGGAGCTGAACTCGCTGACCGTCGCCGCCGAAGGCAGCCTTTCGGGTTACTCGCGCGACCTGTTCCCGCACTGGTCCACCGTGTCCGGCAGCTGCAACACGCGGGAAACGGTGCTCAAGCGGGACGGCCGGAACGTGGTCCAGGACTCGTCCTGCGCCGCGGTCTCGGGCAGCTGGTACAGCCCGTACGACGGCGCCACCTGGAGCAACGCGGCCGATGTGGACATCGACCACATCGTGCCGCTGGCCGAGGCGTGGCGCTCCGGGGCCAGCTCGTGGACCACGAGCAAGCGCCAGCAGTTCGCGAACGACCTCACGCGGCCGCAGCTGATCGCCGTCACCGACAACGTCAACCAGGCCAAGGGCGACCAGGACCCGGCTTCGTGGCAGCCTTCGGTGTCCTCGTACCGCTGCACCTACGCGAAGATGTGGATCCGGTCCAAGCACTACTGGGGCCTGCGCGCGCAGTCCGCGGAAAAGAGCGCGCTCCAGTCCATGTTGAACACCTGCAGCTCGTAG
- a CDS encoding CoA-binding protein, whose translation MIELAERLLAEHRTIAVVGLSTNPEKAAHSVPAAMQAAGFRVLGVHPSADTLLGEPAYRKLAEIPEPIDIVNVFRPAAEAPEIARQAVAVGAKALWLQQDIVSPEARRIAEEGGLDYVEDQCMAVVRALSGARKN comes from the coding sequence ATGATCGAACTGGCCGAGCGGCTGCTCGCCGAGCACCGCACCATCGCCGTGGTCGGGCTGAGCACGAACCCGGAAAAGGCCGCGCATTCGGTGCCCGCCGCGATGCAAGCCGCCGGGTTCCGCGTGCTCGGGGTGCACCCGAGCGCGGACACCCTGCTCGGCGAGCCCGCCTACCGCAAGCTGGCCGAGATCCCCGAGCCGATCGACATCGTGAACGTGTTCCGCCCGGCCGCCGAGGCACCGGAGATCGCCCGGCAGGCGGTGGCCGTCGGCGCCAAGGCGCTGTGGCTGCAGCAGGACATCGTCTCGCCCGAAGCACGCCGGATCGCCGAAGAGGGCGGGCTGGACTACGTCGAGGACCAGTGCATGGCCGTGGTCCGCGCCCTCTCCGGCGCCCGGAAGAACTAG
- a CDS encoding AAA family ATPase, with the protein MPVRGLVVVAGIPGAGKSTLLARAENEAGAALLDSDQVRAWFSAVLPSWVRYRWYRPLVHLGHRSRIFLFALRRGRGVVAHEPATRATTRALLIVMAVLAGRSRHLLWVHTTPGEAAAGQRARGRVLAESSFIRHVRRAARVERGLADGRPPRGWHTVQVLERPPLDTPVVLCTP; encoded by the coding sequence GTGCCGGTTCGCGGGCTGGTGGTGGTCGCCGGCATTCCCGGGGCCGGCAAGAGCACGCTGCTGGCCCGCGCGGAGAACGAGGCGGGGGCCGCGCTGCTCGACTCCGACCAGGTCCGCGCCTGGTTCAGCGCGGTGCTGCCGTCGTGGGTGCGCTACCGCTGGTACCGGCCGCTGGTGCACCTCGGGCACCGCTCGCGGATCTTCCTGTTCGCCCTGCGCCGCGGCCGCGGGGTGGTGGCCCACGAGCCAGCCACCAGGGCGACCACGCGTGCGCTGCTGATCGTGATGGCCGTGCTCGCCGGGCGCAGCCGCCACCTGCTGTGGGTGCACACCACCCCGGGTGAGGCCGCAGCCGGTCAGCGGGCGCGCGGGCGGGTGCTGGCCGAAAGCTCGTTCATCCGGCACGTGCGGCGGGCGGCGAGGGTGGAACGCGGGCTGGCGGACGGGCGCCCGCCGCGTGGCTGGCACACCGTGCAGGTGCTGGAACGGCCGCCGCTGGACACCCCGGTGGTGTTGTGCACACCCTGA